The Paraburkholderia sp. ZP32-5 genome includes a window with the following:
- a CDS encoding response regulator — MANLRIILADDHPFALLGYRSTLATCDGVTIVGDAHTPAGLIALLQRTRCDMLISDLSMADPAGVIEDGVSLMLRIRRDWPALRVVVATAQTNPAVLRVLAADSALSVFGKADPLTELQQAISESARGTRYLSRSIVALLAQSHIQVHTQAPAYHDAHRAVSVPHLSARQIEIVRRLVWGESIAQIAAALGCHPRTISRQKREVMTCFGVTDNAGLFSCVRALEMFSRDQDSDAWATDDSPAISERSYVLGIRNLQPLR; from the coding sequence TTGGCGAATCTCCGAATCATTCTGGCCGACGATCACCCGTTCGCTCTGCTTGGCTACAGATCGACGCTGGCAACCTGCGACGGCGTCACGATCGTCGGCGACGCTCACACGCCCGCAGGGTTGATCGCGCTATTGCAACGCACGCGTTGCGACATGCTGATCAGCGATCTGTCGATGGCCGACCCCGCCGGTGTCATCGAAGATGGCGTGAGCCTCATGCTGCGCATTCGCCGTGATTGGCCCGCGCTGCGCGTCGTCGTCGCGACCGCGCAAACGAATCCCGCGGTCCTGCGCGTACTCGCCGCGGACAGCGCGCTCAGTGTGTTCGGCAAGGCGGACCCGCTGACCGAACTTCAGCAGGCGATATCCGAAAGCGCGCGCGGTACACGCTATCTAAGCCGCTCGATAGTCGCGCTGCTCGCCCAGTCACACATACAGGTACATACACAAGCACCGGCATATCACGACGCGCATCGCGCGGTGTCCGTGCCCCACCTGTCGGCGCGGCAGATCGAAATCGTGCGCAGACTGGTGTGGGGTGAGTCGATCGCCCAGATCGCGGCGGCGCTCGGTTGCCATCCACGCACGATCAGCCGGCAAAAACGCGAGGTGATGACGTGCTTCGGTGTGACCGACAACGCTGGTCTCTTTTCGTGTGTGCGCGCTTTGGAGATGTTCTCGCGCGATCAGGATAGCGACGCATGGGCCACGGATGATTCACCCGCCATTTCGGAGCGTTCTTATGTCCTTGGGATAAGAAATCTTCAACCATTGCGGTAG
- a CDS encoding response regulator transcription factor: MTKKIHVVVADDHHCIRAGVRYLLRERPNIEIVGEATDTFTLEQLLDVRACDVLVSDIGMPGLGGDDNAVPLLRRLLRRRPHPQVVVLTMVRRANMLSGLRSIGVTGIVDKRDAAATLIDAIEAAADGRIHLSEQVRAVLDAARPIPPLRGGAMSAREWEVFQLYARGLAVHEIAERLHRSDKTISTQKRSAMRKLGLETEGDLIDYANQIGLI; encoded by the coding sequence ATGACAAAAAAAATCCACGTAGTCGTGGCAGACGATCACCACTGCATTCGCGCGGGTGTCAGATATCTGCTCAGGGAGCGGCCGAATATCGAAATCGTCGGCGAAGCGACGGATACCTTCACGCTCGAGCAATTGCTCGATGTTCGTGCGTGCGACGTCCTCGTATCGGATATCGGCATGCCTGGACTCGGTGGCGACGACAATGCTGTGCCGCTGTTGCGCCGCCTGTTGCGGCGTCGGCCGCATCCGCAGGTCGTCGTGCTGACGATGGTCCGCCGCGCGAACATGCTGTCCGGTCTGCGCAGCATCGGCGTGACTGGCATCGTCGATAAACGTGATGCCGCCGCGACCTTGATCGACGCGATCGAAGCGGCCGCGGACGGGCGGATTCATCTGTCGGAGCAGGTGCGCGCAGTGCTCGATGCGGCGCGTCCGATACCTCCATTGCGCGGCGGCGCGATGAGCGCGCGCGAGTGGGAAGTGTTTCAACTCTATGCGCGCGGCCTCGCGGTGCACGAGATCGCCGAGCGTCTGCATCGTAGCGACAAGACCATCAGCACGCAGAAGCGCAGCGCGATGCGCAAGCTCGGGCTGGAAACCGAGGGAGATCTGATCGACTACGCGAACCAGATCGGACTGATATGA
- a CDS encoding response regulator transcription factor, which produces MNPIAAAATPVRTIIADDHPLVLLAIEHLIGSYPGLQVVGRATDVTELFLEVDRSPCDLVLMDLYMPGGIDESGFSAVRQFKARYPNVALVILTMETDAATLRQVMSLGVNGLLSKRDRIDLIHVAAVMALAHECYVGPAVRTLLTEMSTSAQFDIVRAALSRRELEVFTQYASGLGVTQIAERLGRSVKTISAQKCMAMRKLALNSDAELFRFALEHGVVTNGRSWGWG; this is translated from the coding sequence ATGAACCCCATTGCCGCGGCAGCCACGCCCGTTCGAACCATCATCGCGGACGACCATCCACTGGTCTTATTGGCGATCGAGCATCTGATCGGCAGCTATCCGGGCCTGCAAGTGGTCGGCCGCGCGACAGACGTCACCGAACTGTTTCTTGAAGTCGATCGCAGTCCATGCGACCTCGTGCTGATGGATCTCTACATGCCAGGCGGCATCGACGAAAGCGGGTTCAGCGCGGTCAGGCAGTTCAAGGCGCGCTATCCGAATGTCGCGCTCGTGATACTGACCATGGAAACCGACGCGGCGACGCTGCGGCAGGTGATGTCGCTCGGTGTCAACGGCTTGCTCAGCAAGCGCGATCGCATCGATCTGATTCATGTCGCGGCGGTGATGGCGCTCGCGCATGAGTGCTACGTCGGGCCGGCCGTGCGCACACTGCTGACGGAGATGTCGACGAGTGCGCAGTTCGATATCGTGCGCGCCGCACTGTCGCGCCGCGAACTCGAGGTATTCACGCAATACGCGTCCGGGCTCGGCGTCACGCAGATCGCCGAGCGCCTCGGGCGCAGCGTGAAAACGATTAGTGCACAGAAGTGCATGGCGATGCGCAAACTCGCGCTCAATAGCGACGCCGAATTATTCCGTTTCGCGCTGGAGCACGGCGTTGTGACCAATGGTCGTAGTTGGGGTTGGGGCTAG